A DNA window from Desulfobulbaceae bacterium contains the following coding sequences:
- a CDS encoding DUF2892 domain-containing protein, which produces MQKNVGTIERVIRIGVGPVMISMTFIGPESAFGMLGLVPLMTGIIGWCPPYAMFGISTCKKCNSATN; this is translated from the coding sequence ATGCAGAAAAATGTTGGTACAATAGAAAGAGTTATCAGAATAGGGGTAGGTCCAGTAATGATTTCAATGACATTTATAGGGCCAGAGAGCGCATTTGGCATGCTGGGTTTGGTGCCACTCATGACAGGAATTATCGGGTGGTGCCCACCGTATGCAATGTTTGGGATTTCAACCTGTAAAAAATGTAATTCTGCCACAAATTGA